In Clostridiales bacterium, the following proteins share a genomic window:
- a CDS encoding DUF6483 family protein, protein MIEQDYLMRIIKDLVRALAKILLNKETAVYELPTDKADYSQTDYLHMQLTDLINQGKINEAENLLYEKLDAKNKKYIELALDFYERLNNLDEGFLKRCNFSKEEVEQGLQTIAKEFGVPLQI, encoded by the coding sequence GACTATTTAATGAGAATCATAAAGGACTTGGTGAGGGCTTTGGCAAAGATTCTTTTAAACAAAGAAACAGCTGTTTACGAATTGCCAACGGATAAGGCAGATTATTCACAAACCGATTACTTACATATGCAGTTAACTGATTTAATAAATCAGGGGAAAATAAATGAGGCTGAAAATCTGCTATACGAAAAGTTGGATGCTAAAAATAAAAAGTACATAGAATTAGCTTTGGACTTTTACGAAAGGTTAAACAATCTTGATGAAGGCTTTTTAAAAAGATGTAATTTCTCTAAAGAAGAAGTCGAGCAAGGCTTGCAAACAATTGCTAAAGAATTTGGGGTACCGTTACAAATATGA